The Zingiber officinale cultivar Zhangliang chromosome 9A, Zo_v1.1, whole genome shotgun sequence genome window below encodes:
- the LOC122021850 gene encoding pentatricopeptide repeat-containing protein At5g66520-like encodes MASSLTLSAFQIRTSPPCYNVNAAIVASQSSREAPDLRFSTPVQLQQLHARLIKSGLPLSSSFPISLTRVAAVCALSSPSDFSYARRVFLLYGDAPSETLLLNTHLNTLSSSPCPGEALALFSRLCFAGVLPDTFTLSFVLKACSRSPLSLLLGRAVHALVEKLGFRSDIFLLNTLVHMYASLGDTASARLLFNVIPAKDVVTWNIMITHHTKKGEMVVAQQLFDSMPERSVRSWTAMIAGYVQWKNPNEALRLFRDMETTGMQPNEETVVAVLAACADLGELDLGKRIHAFAMQCSLHKNNVRVCNTLIDMYDPCGCLQLARQVFDEMAERTVVSWSAMIGGHAMHGQAEEALELFSKMEEASVEPNAVTFVGLLHACSHIGLLQEGRQFFRSMTQDYGIVPDIEHYGCMVDLLSRAGLLEEAREFINKMPIEPNSVVWGALLGGAKVHKNIEMGEEAIHNLMELDPRNDGYYVVLSNIYADAERWEDVAKIRRMMKDRGLKKTPGWSTISLDGVVHSFVAGESDHPQIEEIHRSLDELLEKLRHRGYVPDTSAVLLDMDEKNKERVLYHHSEKLAAAYGLMNTANGTPIRIMKNLRVCSDCHAALKLISEITNREIVVRDRNRFHSFRHGSCSCKDYW; translated from the exons ATGGCATCATCGTTAACTCTATCCGCGTTCCAAATTCGAACTTCGCCTCCTTGCTACAACGTGAACGCAGCCATCGTCGCCTCGCAGAGCTCTAGAGAGGCACCTGATTTGCGCTTCTCCACGCCCGTTCAGCTGCAGCAGCTCCACGCCCGCCTCATCAAGTCCGGCCTCCCCCTTTCCTCCTCCTTCCCCATCTCTCTCACCCGCGTCGCCGCGGTCTGCGCGCTCTCCTCCCCCTCCGACTTCTCCTACGCCCGCCGTGTCTTCCTCTTATACGGAGACGCCCCTTCCGAGACACTCCTTTTGAACACCCACCTCAATACCCTCTCTTCCTCCCCATGCCCCGGCGAAGCCCTCGCACTCTTCTCCCGCCTCTGCTTCGCCGGCGTCCTTCCGGACACTTTTACTTTATCCTTCGTGCTAAAAGCCTGCTCCCGCTCTCCCCTTTCTCTGCTCCTTGGCCGCGCCGTCCACGCCCTCGTCGAGAAGCTCGGCTTCCGCTCTGACATTTTTCTCCTTAACACCCTCGTCCACATGTATGCCTCCCTCGGTGACACGGCTTCCGCGAGGCTTCTCTTCAATGTCATTCCGGCGAAGGACGTGGTCACCTGGAACATCATGATTACACATCACACGAAGAAAGGCGAAATGGTGGTCGCACAACAGCTGTTCGACTCAATGCCAGAGAGGAGCGTCCGGTCATGGACGGCGATGATCGCAGGGTATGTCCAGTGGAAGAATCCCAATGAGGCTCTCCGGTTGTTCCGCGACATGGAAACCACCGGAATGCAGCCAAATGAGGAGACGGTGGTCGCCGTGCTCGCGGCCTGTGCAGACCTCGGAGAGCTGGATTTGGGGAAACGGATCCATGCGTTCGCAATGCAGTGCTCACTCCACAAGAACAATGTGCGCGTCTGCAACACGCTGATCGACATgtatgatcct TGCGGGTGCCTGCAGCTGGCTCGGCAAGTCTTCGATGAAATGGCTGAGCGAACCGTGGTGTCATGGTCAGCGATGATTGGTGGGCATGCGATGCACGGGCAAGCCGAGGAAGCATTGGAGCTCTTTTCCAAGATGGAGGAAGCTAGCGTTGAGCCAAACGCAGTCACATTTGTGGGGCTGCTTCACGCCTGCAGCCATATAGGCCTGCTGCAGGAGGGGAGGCAGTTCTTCAGGAGCATGACCCAAGACTATGGCATTGTCCCTGATATCGAACATTATGGCTGCATGGTTGACCTCCTCAGTCGCGCAGGGCTCCTCGAGGAAGCCAGGGAGTTCATAAACAAGATGCCAATCGAGCCCAACAGTGTGGTCTGGGGAGCACTACTGGGCGGAGCCAAAGTTCATAAGAATATCGAAATGGGAGAAGAGGCAATTCACAATTTGATGGAATTGGACCCTCGTAACGATGGCTATTATGTTGTTCTATCGAACATATATGCCGACGCAGAGCGATGGGAGGATGTGGCTAAGATTCGACGGATGATGAAGGATCGAGGACTGAAGAAGACTCCAGGGTGGAGCACAATTTCCTTGGACGGAGTGGTGCATTCGTTCGTAGCTGGTGAGAGTGATCATCCACAAATTGAGGAGATCCACAGAAGTTTGGATGAACTGTTGGAGAAGTTGAGGCATCGGGGTTATGTTCCTGATACATCAGCAGTATTGCTTGACATGGATGAGAAGAACAAGGAACGTGTGCTATATCACCATAGTGAGAAGTTAGCAGCTGCGTATGGGCTAATGAACACTGCCAACGGCACACCCATTAGGATTATGAAGAATCTCAGAGTTTGTAGTGACTGCCACGCTGCTTTGAAATTGATATCTGAGATTACTAACCGTGAAATTGTAGTCCGAGACCGAAACAGGTTTCACTCCTTCAGACACGGGTCCTGTTCTTGTAAAGATTATTGGTAG